The following are encoded in a window of Maridesulfovibrio ferrireducens genomic DNA:
- a CDS encoding polyphenol oxidase family protein, translating to MARIDCIPFTFPGLENISCVFTTRTGGACKPPFNQGNLSFDVGDNPYDVRANRTSLAASLGVTHWHECIQVHGDVLHFESESQTPEQQSSLEGDGFTSSERGHALVIKTADCQPILIAHNKGDFVAALHNGWRGNSINYPGKSVTQICEHYGCSPSELMAVRGPSLSPALSEFVNFNSDFEPGYEKYFNKENNTVDLWKLTHDQLAGAGIDPQNIFGIDMCTYCMSDTFFSYRRDRNTGRQLSVIWIK from the coding sequence ATGGCCAGAATAGATTGTATACCTTTTACTTTTCCGGGGCTGGAGAATATTTCGTGTGTATTTACAACGAGAACCGGCGGAGCCTGTAAACCTCCGTTTAATCAAGGTAACTTGTCCTTTGATGTAGGCGACAACCCTTACGACGTAAGAGCTAACAGGACTTCTCTGGCGGCCTCTTTGGGAGTTACGCATTGGCACGAGTGCATACAGGTTCATGGTGATGTTTTGCATTTTGAGTCTGAATCTCAAACACCTGAGCAGCAGTCCTCTCTGGAAGGAGACGGTTTTACCTCTTCTGAGCGTGGACATGCTCTTGTTATTAAAACGGCTGACTGTCAGCCTATTTTGATTGCTCACAATAAAGGTGATTTTGTGGCGGCATTGCATAACGGCTGGCGAGGTAATTCAATAAACTACCCGGGTAAAAGTGTTACGCAGATATGTGAGCACTACGGATGCAGTCCTTCTGAGCTTATGGCCGTCAGAGGGCCAAGTCTTAGTCCTGCTTTGTCGGAGTTCGTGAATTTTAATTCTGATTTTGAACCGGGATATGAAAAATATTTCAACAAAGAAAATAACACGGTTGATTTATGGAAGTTAACCCATGATCAGTTGGCTGGCGCAGGAATTGATCCACAAAATATTTTCGGTATTGATATGTGCACGTATTGTATGAGCGACACTTTTTTTTCATACAGACGCGACAGGAACACAGGGCGGCAGTTGTCCGTAATTTGGATTAAGTAA
- a CDS encoding chemotaxis protein — MSQTNILLESGTNELEIVEFFIDETDSVHGGTTRRNFYGINVAKVVEIIRLPELTDMPDATNAAVLGAFDLRSEIIPLIDLSSRVGKNRVESEAPKVIVTEFNKISTAFLVSGVTRIHRISWEQVEAPSKQVSSLTANSITGVVKLEGRIVFLLDLEKIVADLNPGMDLAEVPDAELVKKIETQQLKAIIADDSTMIRRMIGQMLEDAGFKVTRTHNGKTAWDKINEWRNQAKDEGKTIDDFIDIVVTDIEMPVMDGHNLTKRIKDDPELRHLPVLLCSSIITDTLYHKGQSVGADDQISKAEINQLAERVFKLIEKSQAARN, encoded by the coding sequence ATGTCCCAAACAAATATTCTTCTTGAATCAGGCACTAACGAGCTTGAAATCGTAGAATTTTTCATTGATGAGACTGACAGTGTACATGGTGGCACAACCAGACGTAACTTTTACGGCATAAATGTCGCTAAAGTTGTAGAAATTATCCGTCTGCCGGAACTCACGGATATGCCTGATGCTACAAATGCAGCTGTTCTGGGGGCATTTGATCTCAGATCTGAAATTATCCCTCTGATCGATCTTAGCAGCCGAGTAGGTAAAAACAGAGTTGAAAGCGAAGCTCCTAAAGTTATCGTTACCGAATTCAATAAAATTTCTACAGCCTTTCTAGTTTCCGGTGTAACAAGAATTCACCGCATCAGTTGGGAACAGGTGGAAGCTCCAAGCAAACAGGTATCATCCCTCACAGCAAACTCAATCACCGGGGTAGTTAAGCTGGAAGGGCGTATTGTATTCCTGCTTGATCTGGAAAAAATCGTTGCTGACCTGAACCCCGGCATGGATCTCGCAGAAGTACCTGATGCCGAACTGGTCAAAAAAATCGAGACCCAGCAACTCAAGGCTATCATCGCTGACGACTCAACCATGATTCGCCGCATGATCGGGCAAATGCTCGAAGATGCAGGTTTCAAGGTAACAAGAACTCACAACGGTAAAACGGCATGGGATAAAATCAACGAGTGGAGAAATCAGGCCAAAGACGAAGGAAAAACCATTGATGATTTCATCGACATAGTTGTCACGGATATTGAAATGCCTGTCATGGACGGACATAACCTTACAAAGAGAATAAAGGATGACCCGGAACTCAGACATCTTCCGGTATTGCTTTGTTCTTCCATCATCACCGACACACTCTACCATAAAGGACAGTCTGTCGGAGCCGACGACCAGATTTCAAAAGCCGAGATCAATCAGTTAGCTGAACGAGTTTTCAAACTGATTGAAAAGTCTCAAGCTGCACGAAATTAA
- a CDS encoding glycosyltransferase, with the protein MLARTIIHHTALKKSGGATRIALLIHDEMKESGYKSLHSFEASENPLDPLISPEEAAKKIPANAIVHLHSSANPAKFLSALPEGLPLIVTLHDSQMITGGCSHPLDCAHFKKGCRPPCPRGFQDSETVRKTSIETLLKRKAVLISPSKWLANQARIADSRLAVKIIPNGIPWPDSIGDKKLARKKFGLHPAAKVVLFIAHGGVNAAYKSGSEWKAYWNGIKKRVPDAIGFAIGGNKTSREGDFINIPYVDRETLGQFMTAANVLAYPTLADNHPLVILEAMSKGLAPVSYAVGGVVEQIISEKNGILVTPSNKDDFIKQISTLLLNQRLSRELGLVGFQTGSKRYNQIRMLKDYKKVYYRLDHN; encoded by the coding sequence ATGCTAGCGCGGACAATTATTCACCACACCGCTCTCAAAAAAAGCGGAGGCGCAACAAGAATTGCCCTGCTCATTCATGATGAAATGAAAGAATCAGGATATAAATCACTGCATTCCTTTGAAGCATCTGAAAATCCGCTTGATCCGCTCATTTCTCCAGAAGAAGCAGCAAAAAAAATTCCTGCCAATGCCATAGTACATCTTCACTCCTCTGCAAATCCCGCAAAATTTCTTTCCGCACTCCCAGAGGGATTACCTCTTATCGTGACCCTTCATGATTCCCAAATGATAACAGGAGGATGCTCACACCCTCTTGACTGCGCGCACTTTAAAAAGGGTTGCCGGCCCCCTTGTCCGAGAGGTTTTCAAGACTCTGAAACTGTTCGCAAAACCAGCATCGAAACCCTGCTGAAACGGAAAGCCGTTTTAATTTCTCCATCTAAATGGCTGGCTAATCAGGCCCGAATAGCAGACTCACGACTTGCAGTAAAAATTATCCCAAATGGTATTCCCTGGCCTGATTCCATCGGAGATAAAAAACTCGCAAGAAAAAAATTCGGCTTACACCCTGCGGCAAAAGTCGTGCTGTTCATTGCTCACGGAGGAGTTAACGCTGCTTATAAGTCGGGTTCGGAATGGAAAGCTTACTGGAACGGAATCAAAAAGAGGGTTCCTGATGCTATCGGATTTGCCATAGGCGGAAATAAAACTTCAAGGGAAGGCGATTTCATAAACATTCCCTATGTGGACAGAGAGACACTCGGTCAATTTATGACGGCGGCAAATGTTCTTGCATACCCGACTCTCGCAGACAATCATCCTTTGGTGATCCTTGAAGCCATGTCCAAAGGGCTCGCTCCCGTCAGCTATGCGGTCGGCGGGGTTGTCGAACAGATCATCAGCGAAAAGAACGGGATATTGGTAACCCCTTCTAATAAAGACGATTTCATCAAACAAATTTCCACTTTACTGCTCAACCAAAGACTCTCCCGTGAACTTGGACTTGTCGGATTTCAAACCGGCTCAAAACGATATAACCAAATAAGAATGCTTAAAGATTATAAAAAAGTATATTACCGACTAGACCACAATTAG
- a CDS encoding glycosyltransferase family 4 protein — MKTQRIWGTLDPFYETGPVLGRKVANIGFLNELMTEDPFDEYHFFLSSGNVRDSLIGFIKENFPKLIENNKVKILDRRDLPEYISKQEYFCFHQSDCILYPPHLARVRNAFAKNIFPITGTTHSLSYSNYGSAFLNYIWKGTTARDCIVATSTPGMQVVEKYFLHLREGFELDEKKFPSPQIRKIPLGINPSTFTPPTPQQKLEALNALELNSGDNRVNILVFGRIAHYSKMDILPLLRAMQRIFKAGIDRKDVRVILAGWMDDEDDFPQTLKELSRNMGLELSIFARPTDLQKLNLYRAADIYVSISDNPQETFGLTILEAGAMGLPIIASDYDGYKDLVVHDETGFLIETIGAEATPAVDLMAPLCFDSHYHLLISQQTAIDTPKLAKGLEKLIKDPQLRSAMGTAGAARVNKKFTWKEVIRQHIQLWEELNTAPVETKGISEILHPAQVRFGEIFSHYPTSTISKKTMVVTGSTGLAIYQGKEFPLIYQGIERYLNQEVVRKMAFFARKPITTLELITKIKSMAPELDKREAEFHILWSLKHDILEKAC, encoded by the coding sequence ATGAAAACTCAAAGAATATGGGGAACTTTGGACCCCTTTTATGAAACGGGACCGGTTCTTGGGCGGAAAGTAGCAAACATCGGGTTTTTAAATGAATTAATGACTGAAGACCCTTTTGATGAATACCACTTCTTTCTAAGCAGCGGGAACGTCCGCGACAGCCTGATCGGTTTTATAAAGGAAAACTTCCCTAAATTAATTGAAAATAATAAAGTCAAAATTTTGGATCGACGAGATCTTCCTGAATATATAAGTAAGCAGGAATACTTCTGCTTCCATCAGTCAGACTGCATCTTATATCCACCGCACCTTGCACGAGTAAGAAACGCTTTTGCAAAAAACATCTTCCCTATCACCGGAACAACCCATTCTTTGAGTTACAGCAACTACGGTTCAGCTTTCCTTAATTATATATGGAAGGGTACTACCGCCCGTGATTGCATCGTTGCCACCTCCACCCCCGGAATGCAGGTTGTCGAAAAATATTTCCTGCATCTGCGCGAAGGTTTTGAACTGGATGAAAAAAAGTTTCCTTCTCCGCAAATCAGAAAAATTCCTCTTGGAATTAACCCCTCAACTTTTACTCCCCCGACTCCGCAGCAAAAACTTGAAGCTCTAAATGCGCTGGAACTGAATTCCGGGGACAACAGAGTTAATATTTTAGTATTCGGCCGCATTGCGCACTACTCCAAAATGGATATTCTACCTCTTTTACGGGCCATGCAGCGTATTTTTAAAGCCGGAATAGATAGAAAAGATGTGAGAGTTATTCTGGCCGGATGGATGGATGACGAAGACGATTTTCCGCAGACACTGAAGGAGCTCAGCCGGAATATGGGACTGGAGTTGTCAATCTTTGCCCGCCCCACCGACCTTCAAAAACTTAATCTTTATCGCGCGGCAGACATTTATGTGTCCATTTCCGACAACCCGCAGGAAACTTTCGGACTGACGATACTTGAAGCCGGAGCAATGGGGCTTCCCATCATCGCTTCAGACTATGACGGTTATAAAGATCTGGTTGTTCACGATGAGACAGGATTTTTAATTGAAACCATAGGGGCAGAGGCAACACCTGCCGTGGATCTTATGGCTCCGTTATGCTTCGATAGTCATTACCACCTGCTTATTTCACAGCAAACAGCAATAGACACACCCAAACTGGCAAAAGGACTTGAAAAGCTGATAAAAGATCCGCAATTAAGATCCGCCATGGGCACTGCCGGAGCAGCGAGAGTAAACAAAAAATTTACATGGAAAGAAGTAATTCGTCAGCACATACAGTTATGGGAAGAACTGAATACAGCCCCTGTTGAAACCAAGGGAATTTCGGAAATACTACATCCCGCTCAGGTCCGATTCGGTGAGATCTTTTCCCACTATCCGACCTCGACTATCAGCAAAAAAACAATGGTTGTAACAGGTTCTACAGGCTTGGCAATCTATCAGGGAAAAGAATTTCCGCTAATATATCAAGGAATTGAAAGATATCTTAATCAGGAAGTTGTCCGCAAAATGGCTTTCTTTGCCCGCAAACCCATTACCACATTAGAACTTATCACCAAAATTAAATCCATGGCACCGGAATTAGACAAACGGGAAGCCGAATTTCATATTCTATGGTCCCTTAAGCATGATATTCTGGAAAAGGCATGCTAG
- a CDS encoding GGDEF domain-containing protein — MNRGERPELLWGFGLNSIEADKIEDSLGPGFFLRNFSERALPGEKEFLQPEKPSATWIPLRVWNELSEARRATYRKLESTQRILIQDESQKKVDLESVLEDGFLAVVSSPLTSSKVQDALFRAKEVSGLYGDLYRMTEEIIMERELLSRKTEQLMFLNTVLSNATERLEVSDILGQAAEDLKLLLPVLSVQGVFWEVVPAGKQTEAEIFVNPGLIPAVQAEWTEFMIGSVTQLSGIEVGGYNISETTPVADLAMCYGPTGGRVLALPLISRGEKFGCLVMLCDKSVRLAKDQVNTLNAAVNHLSLALSNALMFTKIKTRADRDGLTRVYNRRSFDERLVEELRRHQRHNMDLSLLMVDLDHFKSVNDTYGHMAGDLVLETIARIFEETFRTTDFIARYGGEEFVILLPHTKTDQAKMLAERIREKIESKNMSYRDVNFNVTVSVGVSSVRPGSLAKETEIVRKADDALYIAKEQGRNRVVVSAASAARLKVISA, encoded by the coding sequence ATGAATAGAGGAGAAAGACCTGAACTGCTTTGGGGGTTCGGTCTAAACAGTATAGAAGCCGACAAGATTGAAGACTCCCTCGGACCTGGATTTTTCTTGAGGAATTTTTCCGAAAGAGCTCTTCCCGGTGAGAAAGAATTTCTTCAGCCTGAAAAGCCTTCCGCTACATGGATTCCGCTCCGGGTTTGGAACGAGCTTTCTGAAGCGCGCCGGGCAACTTATCGTAAGCTGGAATCTACTCAGCGCATTCTTATACAGGATGAGTCTCAAAAAAAGGTTGATCTGGAGAGTGTTCTTGAAGATGGATTTCTTGCGGTAGTAAGTTCTCCATTAACAAGCTCCAAGGTTCAGGATGCCCTTTTCAGAGCAAAGGAAGTATCCGGACTTTATGGAGATCTCTATAGAATGACCGAAGAGATCATTATGGAACGTGAGCTTCTTTCCCGTAAGACGGAACAGTTGATGTTTTTAAATACCGTTCTGTCCAATGCTACCGAGCGTCTTGAAGTTTCGGACATCCTCGGACAGGCTGCAGAGGATTTGAAGCTGTTGCTTCCGGTTCTTTCTGTTCAAGGTGTTTTTTGGGAAGTTGTTCCTGCCGGAAAGCAGACCGAAGCAGAAATATTTGTCAATCCCGGTCTTATTCCAGCCGTTCAGGCCGAGTGGACCGAATTTATGATTGGAAGTGTTACACAGCTTAGCGGAATTGAAGTCGGTGGATATAATATTTCTGAAACTACTCCTGTCGCAGACCTTGCAATGTGTTACGGTCCGACCGGAGGAAGAGTGCTGGCGCTCCCCTTGATTTCTCGCGGGGAAAAGTTCGGTTGTCTGGTTATGCTTTGTGATAAGTCTGTAAGACTCGCAAAGGACCAGGTTAATACACTGAACGCTGCTGTGAATCATTTGTCACTTGCACTTAGCAATGCTCTGATGTTTACCAAGATTAAGACTCGCGCGGACCGCGATGGACTTACCAGAGTTTACAATCGGCGTAGTTTTGATGAAAGACTTGTTGAAGAACTCAGACGTCATCAGCGCCATAATATGGATCTATCATTATTGATGGTCGATCTCGATCATTTCAAGAGTGTGAACGATACATACGGGCATATGGCTGGCGACCTGGTGCTTGAGACAATAGCCAGAATTTTTGAAGAGACATTCAGAACAACTGATTTCATCGCCCGTTACGGCGGAGAAGAATTTGTTATTCTACTTCCTCATACCAAAACGGATCAGGCAAAAATGCTGGCTGAACGTATCAGGGAGAAGATAGAATCTAAGAATATGTCTTATCGGGATGTTAATTTTAATGTCACGGTAAGTGTCGGAGTCTCTTCTGTCCGTCCCGGAAGTCTTGCGAAGGAAACTGAAATAGTGCGTAAGGCAGATGATGCTTTATACATCGCAAAGGAACAGGGGCGTAACAGGGTTGTTGTTTCCGCTGCTTCGGCGGCGAGGTTGAAGGTTATATCGGCTTAA
- a CDS encoding queuosine precursor transporter: protein MNEILWIGFALLDLSLVLVVYKFFGKTGLFGLIVFNLILCNIQVLKTIELFGMTTTLGNILYASVFLSTDLLSEFHGKKEAQKAVFLGFMILVMAVVYMQLALMFKPSADDFVQPHLEVIFGFLPRLALGSLCAYLLSQLHDVYVFHKLKEKFGDRHLWLRNNASTLLSQLLDSAVFCFVALWGVFPFDIWVEIFFTTYLFKVIVAVMDTPFIYLARRIRCRA, encoded by the coding sequence ATGAATGAGATACTTTGGATTGGATTCGCTTTGCTGGATTTGAGTCTTGTGCTTGTTGTTTATAAATTTTTCGGCAAAACAGGCTTGTTCGGGCTGATCGTTTTTAATCTGATACTTTGTAATATTCAGGTCTTAAAGACTATTGAACTTTTTGGAATGACCACAACTCTGGGTAATATTTTATATGCCAGTGTTTTTCTTTCAACTGATCTGCTGAGTGAGTTTCATGGAAAGAAAGAAGCGCAGAAAGCGGTTTTTCTAGGTTTTATGATTCTTGTAATGGCTGTTGTTTATATGCAATTGGCTTTAATGTTTAAGCCGTCAGCCGATGATTTTGTTCAGCCTCACCTTGAAGTTATTTTCGGTTTTCTGCCGAGACTCGCACTGGGAAGTCTTTGCGCTTACCTTCTTTCACAGCTTCATGATGTTTATGTTTTCCATAAGCTTAAAGAAAAGTTCGGAGACAGACATCTCTGGCTTAGAAATAATGCCAGCACACTGCTTAGTCAGCTCCTTGATTCCGCTGTTTTTTGTTTCGTTGCGCTATGGGGAGTTTTTCCTTTTGATATTTGGGTTGAAATCTTTTTTACCACGTATCTTTTTAAAGTTATTGTGGCTGTTATGGATACTCCTTTTATATATCTGGCCCGAAGAATTCGCTGTCGCGCATAA
- the dapF gene encoding diaminopimelate epimerase, giving the protein MSQMFGKSIPFYKMQGCGNDFVVIDNRELGVPVEKMPEWAEKICKRAFGIYADGLFFIENAGEGSGLDFKWQFYNSDGSRAEMCGNASRCVGRLAHALGIAGEQHTFGSDAGPIKVQVFPLQEEVKVQLTEPKDVKLNQTLEIDGVEHHYHFANTGVPHIVVQVADVATVDIKKLGSAFRYHKDFAPAGSNVNFVQIDDNDSLIVRTYERGVEDETYACGTGVSAVQVTLHRLGLTDAAVRVKTSGGEILKVIIEGEGVFLQGGAELTFSGQLFLESLNLDC; this is encoded by the coding sequence ATGAGTCAAATGTTCGGTAAAAGTATTCCTTTTTATAAAATGCAGGGTTGCGGTAATGATTTTGTTGTAATCGATAACCGCGAACTCGGTGTTCCCGTGGAAAAAATGCCTGAATGGGCTGAAAAAATTTGTAAACGGGCTTTTGGAATTTATGCTGACGGGCTGTTTTTTATTGAAAATGCGGGCGAAGGTTCCGGTTTAGATTTTAAATGGCAGTTTTATAATTCAGACGGATCAAGAGCTGAGATGTGCGGAAACGCTTCCCGTTGCGTCGGACGACTTGCTCACGCTCTCGGTATAGCCGGAGAACAGCATACTTTCGGCTCTGATGCCGGTCCTATCAAAGTGCAGGTGTTTCCTTTGCAGGAAGAGGTTAAAGTACAGTTAACCGAACCTAAAGATGTGAAGCTTAATCAGACTCTTGAGATTGATGGAGTGGAACATCATTACCACTTTGCGAATACCGGAGTACCTCACATAGTCGTTCAGGTTGCGGATGTTGCGACCGTTGACATCAAAAAACTGGGAAGTGCATTCAGATATCATAAAGATTTTGCACCGGCAGGAAGCAACGTTAATTTTGTTCAGATTGATGACAACGACAGTCTTATCGTGCGGACCTATGAACGCGGTGTTGAAGACGAAACATATGCTTGCGGAACAGGCGTCAGCGCGGTGCAAGTTACTTTGCATAGGCTGGGGCTTACAGATGCGGCGGTCCGTGTCAAAACTTCCGGCGGTGAAATTCTTAAGGTTATAATCGAAGGCGAAGGTGTTTTTCTTCAGGGCGGCGCTGAACTTACTTTTTCAGGGCAACTATTTTTAGAATCACTGAATCTTGATTGCTAG
- a CDS encoding phage regulatory CII family protein, with the protein MGNNELTKLLQDVVLKNEKPARDVATEISKPYPTLLREINPEDKGAKVGIEELVPLMRSTGSIRPLTRLANIMGYVLVPMDINPGDPDEANYMALDLMDGFGRYSKALKSALQADPKEDLVNIVEQEGFEAITAILTMVHYLRKRAEEEKAKNAPRLAQVS; encoded by the coding sequence ATGGGAAATAATGAACTTACTAAGCTTTTGCAGGATGTTGTACTTAAAAACGAAAAACCTGCTCGTGATGTTGCTACTGAAATAAGCAAACCTTACCCAACACTTCTTCGTGAGATTAATCCTGAAGATAAGGGTGCGAAGGTTGGTATTGAGGAGCTTGTTCCTCTCATGAGATCTACAGGAAGTATTCGTCCTCTCACCAGACTTGCCAACATTATGGGTTACGTACTCGTTCCTATGGACATCAATCCTGGTGATCCTGATGAAGCAAACTACATGGCGCTTGATTTGATGGACGGTTTCGGAAGATATTCCAAGGCTCTCAAGAGCGCTTTGCAGGCTGACCCTAAAGAAGACTTGGTTAATATCGTTGAGCAGGAAGGCTTTGAAGCAATCACAGCAATTCTCACAATGGTTCACTACCTGCGTAAGAGAGCTGAAGAAGAAAAGGCTAAAAACGCTCCCCGTCTTGCACAGGTAAGCTAG
- a CDS encoding methyl-accepting chemotaxis protein, translated as MRFSLRRKIIMIACGAAVIPIVAMLFLTNILESSLRESVASEIHTLITSHVSQVTGDLYEECRTSNELLVLETKRAVMALQAMIDEGGDIRFLKQESEWSLVNSRVKQKKITVPVLMIGDYSLTYSKRKKESLPLLVNASKISGAYCTVYQRINPEGDMLVVDTTSKVENESMKLGSVYYSLSAEGNRKFIIDEILSGRPVSLHCEEDDGIKFIAFSPLRDQEGAVVGMLSVHMRDDISDNLHKSILKTSINKSGFVWVLGTKGKDRGEYILSHFSSSEEEAKSKIGKEHKAFVAELITQAVNAGEGKLLTKEYLWKLSPDDEGRMKLSVYTYFAPWGWVIGSGVYLDEYNGIRDRLSGAMEKLTQWLGITGFVLLLLTLAVSMYASGLIANPISHMVGISKMIANGDIFEAKRSIEMIEKVCPNARKAARNVDRQENLDETGQLYLAVRDMVENLGSLVGQVQRSGIQVTTSSTEIAASARQLDITFNQQASATTQISATSTEISANSGELAGTMQEVTASASNMALLAQEGQDGLKTMIRIMNDLSVATSSITDKLAGINERANSIEGIVGTITKVADRTNLLSLNAAIEAEKAGKFGQGFSVVAGEIRRLADQTSVAALEIENMIGNMRVAVDSGVVEMDRFADDVRCGAGKAVKLGKKLDGIMMGVRDLNPRIELVNDGMSAQAEGAEQISEALGQLSDTATHTSEALGEFNRAASQLNEAVQGLRDEVSRFKVSE; from the coding sequence ATGCGCTTTTCCTTAAGAAGAAAAATAATCATGATTGCCTGTGGAGCTGCTGTAATTCCCATTGTGGCAATGCTTTTTCTCACCAATATTTTGGAATCCAGTTTAAGAGAAAGTGTCGCTTCGGAAATTCACACTCTTATAACATCCCATGTTTCTCAGGTAACCGGTGATCTTTACGAGGAGTGCCGAACTTCGAATGAGTTGCTTGTGCTTGAAACAAAGCGGGCTGTAATGGCCTTGCAGGCAATGATTGACGAGGGCGGCGACATCAGATTTTTGAAACAAGAATCGGAATGGTCGCTTGTAAATTCGCGAGTAAAACAGAAAAAAATTACCGTTCCCGTGCTTATGATCGGTGATTATAGTTTGACTTATAGTAAGCGCAAAAAAGAGTCACTTCCCCTATTGGTTAATGCCTCTAAAATTTCCGGAGCTTATTGCACTGTTTATCAGCGTATTAATCCTGAAGGAGACATGCTGGTTGTCGATACGACTTCTAAAGTTGAAAACGAAAGCATGAAACTTGGCAGTGTCTATTATTCACTAAGTGCCGAAGGAAACAGAAAATTTATTATTGATGAGATTCTTTCCGGACGGCCTGTAAGTCTGCATTGTGAAGAGGATGACGGCATCAAGTTCATTGCTTTTTCACCTCTCCGGGATCAGGAAGGGGCTGTTGTGGGTATGCTTAGTGTCCACATGCGTGATGATATTTCTGACAATCTGCACAAGTCCATCCTTAAGACTTCTATTAATAAATCCGGTTTTGTCTGGGTTCTCGGCACCAAGGGAAAAGATCGCGGGGAATATATTTTATCACATTTCAGCAGTTCTGAAGAAGAAGCAAAATCAAAAATAGGAAAGGAACACAAGGCTTTTGTCGCAGAGTTGATTACGCAAGCAGTCAACGCCGGAGAAGGTAAGCTTTTGACTAAGGAATATCTTTGGAAATTAAGCCCTGACGATGAAGGGCGGATGAAACTTTCTGTTTACACATATTTTGCGCCGTGGGGCTGGGTCATCGGTTCCGGAGTCTATCTTGATGAATATAACGGTATTCGCGATCGACTGTCCGGGGCAATGGAGAAACTTACTCAGTGGCTTGGCATTACGGGTTTTGTCTTGCTGCTTTTGACACTGGCAGTGTCAATGTATGCGAGCGGGCTTATCGCCAACCCCATAAGCCATATGGTTGGTATCTCTAAAATGATTGCAAACGGAGATATTTTCGAAGCCAAGCGTTCTATTGAGATGATTGAAAAGGTTTGTCCTAATGCCCGCAAAGCAGCCCGGAATGTCGATCGGCAGGAGAATCTTGATGAGACTGGGCAGCTATATCTAGCGGTCAGGGATATGGTCGAGAACCTCGGTTCCCTTGTGGGACAGGTTCAGCGCTCAGGAATTCAGGTAACGACTTCTTCTACGGAAATTGCCGCTTCGGCCAGACAGCTGGATATCACCTTTAATCAGCAGGCTTCTGCAACTACTCAGATAAGCGCGACCAGTACGGAAATTTCTGCAAATTCGGGCGAATTGGCCGGAACCATGCAGGAAGTTACCGCCTCTGCTTCAAACATGGCTCTGCTGGCACAGGAAGGTCAGGATGGGTTGAAGACCATGATTCGAATCATGAATGATCTAAGCGTTGCCACTTCAAGTATCACTGATAAATTAGCCGGAATTAATGAAAGGGCAAATTCTATTGAGGGGATTGTCGGGACAATCACAAAAGTTGCGGACAGGACAAATTTACTGTCCCTGAATGCGGCAATTGAGGCTGAAAAGGCAGGAAAGTTCGGACAGGGCTTCTCTGTTGTTGCCGGAGAGATAAGGCGACTTGCGGATCAGACTTCTGTAGCGGCTCTTGAAATTGAGAATATGATCGGTAACATGCGTGTTGCGGTTGATTCAGGAGTTGTTGAGATGGATCGTTTTGCTGATGATGTCCGTTGCGGAGCCGGAAAGGCCGTAAAGCTTGGAAAGAAGCTTGATGGAATTATGATGGGAGTTCGAGATCTTAACCCCAGAATTGAGTTGGTGAATGACGGTATGTCTGCACAGGCCGAAGGCGCGGAACAGATAAGCGAGGCCCTGGGGCAACTTTCAGATACGGCAACTCATACTTCCGAAGCGCTTGGAGAGTTCAACCGGGCTGCATCTCAGCTTAATGAGGCTGTTCAGGGGTTGCGTGATGAAGTTTCGCGTTTCAAGGTGAGTGAGTAA
- a CDS encoding chemotaxis protein CheW encodes MLVLTFRIGQYAYGLEARFVAEVVPPTIYKELPRSPGYVKGIFNYRGTITPVVDLSMLATDTACKPLMSTRVIILDFADIDSAEERGERYLGLLAENITETVKLFDSDFESSGLEIPDAPWLGKVARIEGGMLQLIKPGKLLSDELRTVLFSKSEIEQVDG; translated from the coding sequence ATGCTCGTTCTTACTTTCAGAATAGGACAATACGCTTACGGACTTGAAGCCCGCTTTGTCGCTGAGGTTGTTCCTCCTACTATTTATAAAGAACTTCCGCGTTCTCCGGGGTATGTTAAGGGAATATTTAACTATCGTGGTACAATTACACCTGTTGTGGATCTCTCAATGCTTGCGACTGATACGGCTTGCAAACCTTTGATGAGTACCCGGGTAATTATTTTAGATTTTGCGGATATTGATTCTGCTGAAGAGCGGGGAGAAAGGTATCTGGGTTTGCTTGCGGAAAATATAACTGAAACTGTAAAACTTTTTGATTCGGATTTTGAATCTTCCGGCTTAGAAATTCCGGATGCTCCGTGGCTTGGAAAGGTTGCGAGAATTGAAGGTGGTATGCTTCAACTTATTAAACCGGGCAAACTGCTTTCTGATGAGTTGCGGACAGTTCTTTTTTCCAAGTCAGAAATAGAACAGGTTGATGGTTAA